From a single Sphingosinicellaceae bacterium genomic region:
- the fba gene encoding fructose-bisphosphate aldolase class II (catalyzes the reversible aldol condensation of dihydroxyacetonephosphate and glyceraldehyde 3-phosphate in the Calvin cycle, glycolysis, and/or gluconeogenesis) — translation MARITLRQLLDHAAEHSYGVPAFNINNMEQGLAILQAAQACDAPVILQASRGARSYAGDIMLAKIMEALELMFPAIPICIHQDHGNDVATCLTAIQNGFTSVMMDGSLKEDAKTPADYGYNVGITAEVARLAHLVGASVEGELGCLGSLETGQGEAEDGHGFEGALDHSMLLTDPDEAERFVAETKVDALAVAMGTSHGAYKFSRKPTGDILAMDVIERIHERLPGTHIVMHGSSSVPEEWQEIFNANGGEMRETYGVPVDELVRGIRHGVRKINIDTDLRLVAAAEFRRIATTQPSEFDPRKFLKPSMDAMASICRARFEAFGTAGNASKIKIVPIADMARRYASGALDPKPRASIQGEAA, via the coding sequence ATGGCCCGCATCACGCTTCGCCAGTTGCTCGATCACGCCGCCGAACACAGCTACGGCGTGCCCGCCTTCAACATCAACAACATGGAACAGGGCCTCGCCATCCTGCAGGCGGCGCAGGCCTGCGACGCGCCGGTCATCCTGCAGGCCTCGCGGGGCGCGCGCTCCTACGCCGGCGACATCATGCTGGCGAAGATCATGGAGGCGCTGGAACTGATGTTCCCCGCCATCCCGATCTGCATCCACCAGGACCACGGCAACGATGTCGCGACGTGCCTGACCGCGATCCAGAACGGCTTCACCAGCGTGATGATGGACGGCTCGCTGAAGGAGGACGCCAAGACCCCCGCCGACTACGGCTACAACGTTGGTATCACCGCCGAAGTCGCCCGCCTCGCGCACTTGGTCGGCGCGTCGGTCGAGGGCGAACTCGGCTGCCTCGGATCACTCGAGACCGGGCAGGGCGAGGCCGAGGATGGCCACGGCTTCGAGGGCGCGCTCGACCATTCGATGCTGCTTACCGACCCCGACGAGGCCGAGCGCTTTGTCGCCGAGACCAAGGTCGATGCGCTGGCCGTCGCGATGGGTACCAGCCACGGCGCCTACAAGTTCAGCCGCAAGCCGACCGGCGACATCCTGGCGATGGACGTCATCGAGCGCATCCACGAGCGATTGCCCGGCACGCACATCGTCATGCACGGCTCGTCGTCGGTGCCGGAAGAGTGGCAGGAAATCTTCAACGCCAACGGCGGCGAGATGCGCGAGACCTACGGCGTCCCGGTCGACGAGCTGGTCCGCGGCATCCGGCACGGCGTCCGCAAGATCAACATCGATACCGACCTGCGCCTGGTCGCGGCGGCCGAGTTCCGGCGCATCGCGACCACCCAGCCGTCCGAATTCGACCCGCGCAAGTTCCTGAAACCCTCGATGGACGCGATGGCCTCGATCTGCCGCGCCCGCTTCGAGGCGTTCGGGACGGCGGGCAACGCCAGCAAGATTAAGATCGTGCCGATCGCCGACATGGCCCGCCGCTACGCCTCTGGGGCCCTCGATCCGAAACCCCGTGCCTCTATCCAAGGAGAAGCCGCATGA
- a CDS encoding LysR family transcriptional regulator — translation MRKLTLRQLRTVLAANRLGKINLAARELGLTPPAVTLQLQQVEIAAGTALFDRTSDGLRATDAGRAVVAVAQAIEFQLEQLADDLAAIRGVGRGTLRLGAVSTAKYFVPQLMAAFLVEHPGIDLRLSIGNRADTIAALEQQTIDIALMGRPPHQPPVNTFLIGEHPMVVIAPPGHALVGVRHIARSVIAGHPLLVRESGSGTRRSLELFLGETPGQTPLRSTEFASNETIKQAVMAGLGLALISAHTIALEAELGRIAILDVVGTPVRRQWFAVTRADRTLSPTMAAFNGFIRLRAREFLPVLKPPPS, via the coding sequence ATGCGTAAACTCACCCTTCGCCAGTTGAGAACCGTCCTGGCGGCGAACAGGCTGGGAAAGATCAATCTGGCGGCGCGCGAACTCGGCCTGACTCCGCCCGCCGTAACGCTGCAGCTCCAGCAAGTGGAAATCGCGGCAGGCACCGCATTGTTCGACCGCACCAGCGACGGTTTGCGCGCCACCGACGCGGGCCGCGCCGTCGTTGCTGTCGCGCAGGCTATCGAGTTCCAGCTCGAGCAGCTGGCCGACGACCTCGCCGCGATCCGCGGCGTCGGGCGCGGCACGTTGAGGCTGGGGGCAGTCTCTACCGCCAAGTATTTCGTGCCCCAATTGATGGCGGCGTTCCTTGTCGAGCATCCGGGGATCGATCTGAGGCTGTCGATCGGCAACCGCGCCGATACCATCGCCGCGCTGGAGCAACAGACGATCGATATCGCGCTGATGGGCCGGCCGCCGCACCAGCCGCCGGTCAACACCTTCCTCATCGGGGAGCATCCGATGGTCGTCATCGCGCCGCCCGGGCACGCGCTGGTCGGTGTGCGCCACATCGCGCGCTCGGTCATCGCGGGGCATCCGCTGCTCGTCCGGGAGTCCGGGTCGGGGACGCGCCGCTCGCTCGAACTCTTCCTCGGCGAGACGCCGGGCCAGACGCCGTTGCGCAGTACCGAATTCGCATCGAACGAGACCATCAAGCAGGCGGTGATGGCCGGCCTTGGGCTCGCATTGATCTCGGCGCACACGATTGCGCTCGAGGCCGAACTCGGCCGGATCGCAATCCTCGATGTCGTCGGGACGCCGGTGCGCCGGCAATGGTTTGCGGTCACCCGCGCAGACCGCACCCTGTCGCCGACGATGGCTGCCTTCAACGGTTTCATCCGGCTGCGCGCCCGCGAATTCCTGCCGGTCCTGAAGCCGCCACCGTCGTGA
- a CDS encoding class 1 fructose-bisphosphatase — translation MIGIGLDVFLQRHAASDARLAAEVAATVQILADTGIALAAMIAEGSLGAAFSEKNGGSNADGDEQRGLDLLADDRFMAALVDAPVAVYASEELHQPVLIDPARPLAVAIDPLDGSSNIDTNSSIGTIFSIRECVGAAEADPLASFLRPGRDQLAAGFLIYGPQLCLVLTLGAGTQIFVHSAAERQFRLAVDPVAIPRRTPEFAINAANYRHWNEPVRLYFDDCIKGGHGPREREFNMRWLASLVADTYRILIRGGVFLYPADRRRGYAKGRLRLVYEAHPIAMLVEQAGGCATDCIEPMLDIAASELHQRVPLVFGSEAEVTRIGRYHTLPSQIAERAPLFGKRGLFRV, via the coding sequence ATGATCGGTATCGGCCTCGACGTGTTTCTGCAGCGCCATGCCGCGAGCGACGCGCGGCTTGCCGCCGAGGTGGCGGCGACGGTTCAGATCCTTGCCGATACCGGCATCGCGCTCGCCGCGATGATCGCCGAAGGCTCGCTCGGTGCCGCATTCTCCGAAAAGAACGGCGGCTCGAACGCCGATGGTGATGAGCAGCGCGGGCTCGACCTGTTGGCGGACGACCGGTTCATGGCCGCGCTCGTCGACGCGCCGGTCGCGGTCTACGCCTCGGAGGAGCTCCACCAGCCCGTCCTGATCGACCCCGCGCGACCGTTGGCGGTGGCGATCGATCCACTCGACGGGTCGTCGAACATCGATACCAACAGTTCGATCGGCACGATCTTTTCGATCCGCGAGTGCGTCGGCGCAGCCGAGGCCGATCCGCTCGCCAGTTTCCTGCGGCCGGGCCGCGACCAGCTGGCGGCGGGGTTTCTGATCTACGGCCCGCAGCTCTGCCTCGTGCTGACGCTCGGCGCGGGCACGCAGATCTTCGTGCATTCCGCGGCGGAGCGGCAGTTCCGGCTCGCGGTCGATCCAGTCGCGATCCCGCGTCGGACGCCCGAGTTCGCGATCAACGCCGCGAACTACCGCCACTGGAACGAGCCGGTGCGGCTGTACTTCGACGACTGCATCAAGGGCGGCCACGGCCCGCGCGAGCGCGAATTCAACATGCGTTGGCTCGCCTCGCTGGTAGCCGACACCTACCGCATCCTGATCCGCGGCGGGGTCTTCCTGTACCCTGCCGATCGCCGCCGCGGCTATGCCAAGGGCCGGTTGCGGCTGGTCTACGAGGCTCACCCGATCGCGATGCTGGTCGAGCAGGCCGGCGGTTGCGCCACCGACTGTATCGAGCCGATGCTTGATATCGCAGCGAGCGAACTGCACCAGCGCGTGCCCCTCGTGTTCGGCTCCGAGGCCGAGGTCACGCGCATCGGCCGTTACCACACCCTCCCTAGCCAGATTGCCGAGCGTGCACCGCTGTTCGGCAAGCGCGGCCTGTTCCGCGTCTGA
- a CDS encoding phosphoribulokinase — protein MSALHPIISVTGSSGAGTTSVKRIFELIFRRENVDAAYIEGDAFHRYDRAEMAAKVADEQQRGNPNFTHFAAAANELDRLDAVFAQYGETGTGQTRSYVHDDQEAAAFGVAPGKFTEWRDFEPSDLLFYEGLHGCAQTDTANLARHADLKVGVVPVINLEWIQKIHRDRATRGYSAEAVMDVILRRMPDYVRYITPQFSLTDINFQRVPIVDTSNPFIARWIPTPDESMLVIRFANPRGIDFPYLLSMVPQSFMSRPNSIVMPGNKLDIAMQLILTPLIMQLIERKRRMA, from the coding sequence ATGTCCGCACTCCATCCGATCATTTCCGTGACAGGCTCGTCGGGAGCCGGGACGACTTCGGTCAAGCGCATCTTCGAGCTGATCTTCCGTCGCGAGAACGTCGACGCCGCGTACATCGAGGGCGACGCCTTCCACCGCTACGACCGTGCCGAGATGGCCGCCAAGGTCGCCGACGAGCAGCAGCGCGGCAACCCGAACTTCACGCACTTTGCCGCCGCCGCCAACGAACTCGACCGGCTCGACGCGGTGTTCGCGCAATACGGCGAAACCGGCACCGGCCAGACCCGCAGCTACGTTCACGACGACCAGGAGGCGGCGGCGTTCGGCGTCGCGCCGGGCAAATTCACCGAGTGGCGCGACTTCGAGCCCAGCGACCTGCTGTTCTACGAGGGGCTGCACGGCTGCGCCCAGACCGACACCGCCAATCTGGCGCGCCATGCGGATTTGAAGGTCGGGGTGGTGCCGGTCATCAACCTCGAGTGGATCCAGAAAATTCACCGCGACCGGGCGACGCGGGGCTACTCGGCCGAGGCGGTGATGGACGTGATCCTGCGCCGGATGCCCGATTACGTCCGCTACATCACCCCGCAATTCTCGCTGACCGACATCAATTTCCAGCGCGTGCCGATCGTCGACACCTCGAATCCGTTCATCGCGCGGTGGATACCGACCCCGGACGAGTCGATGCTGGTGATCCGCTTCGCCAATCCGCGCGGGATCGACTTTCCGTACCTGCTGTCGATGGTGCCGCAGTCCTTCATGTCACGGCCCAACTCGATCGTCATGCCGGGCAACAAGCTCGACATCGCGATGCAGTTGATCCTCACCCCACTGATCATGCAGCTCATCGAGCGCAAGCGGAGGATGGCATGA
- a CDS encoding M28 family peptidase — protein MDKRGTRLSSCLAAAAALCLLGTAASARDWVVRPEWVRAHESFLASDALQGRGSATRDEAIAAAYVASQFEGFGLAKAPGMTSFDQSVRLIRPRLDGHAQLNAGGTPLASLSLLRTSGEVRGTLGVLASVDAAQMPSQPVIVVTDRKVSMDAVYEAAAARKVKLLIVHETDAPRKSYAARGNAPRLATYFEGGTLPESMAVATLSDADIDRLATRAGAAVTLTLPPIIRELAFTTNAIGYLPGTDPKAGVLLITAHLDHLGIVNGVVMPGANDDASGTTAVLELAHALAGGQRLRRGILFVCYGSEEIGGFGSRYFGAHPPVPLSDIVANLEIEMIGAQDPKLPPGTMMMTGYERSDFGPALRKHGALITSDPYPDQHFFERSDNYSLALEGVVAHTVSGWAVTPTYHQPTDTLGNLDIAFMTRAIQSLIVPLRRLASGDFKPAWAPGGRPAPEPTR, from the coding sequence ATGGACAAGCGCGGAACGCGGCTATCGTCGTGTCTTGCAGCCGCGGCTGCCCTTTGCCTGCTCGGCACCGCCGCGAGCGCCCGCGACTGGGTCGTTCGGCCGGAATGGGTCCGGGCGCACGAGAGCTTCCTCGCCAGCGACGCCCTGCAGGGCCGGGGCAGCGCGACCCGCGACGAGGCCATCGCCGCCGCCTATGTCGCGTCGCAATTCGAGGGCTTCGGATTGGCCAAGGCCCCGGGAATGACAAGCTTCGACCAGAGCGTGCGTCTCATCCGGCCGCGGCTCGACGGCCACGCGCAGCTTAACGCGGGCGGCACGCCGCTGGCATCGCTATCGCTGCTGCGGACCTCGGGCGAGGTGCGTGGCACCCTCGGCGTGCTGGCGTCGGTGGACGCGGCGCAGATGCCGAGCCAGCCCGTGATCGTCGTCACCGATCGAAAGGTCTCGATGGACGCCGTCTACGAGGCTGCCGCCGCGCGGAAGGTCAAGCTGTTGATCGTGCACGAGACCGATGCGCCGCGGAAATCCTATGCTGCCCGCGGCAATGCCCCGCGCCTCGCGACCTATTTCGAGGGTGGCACACTGCCGGAAAGCATGGCCGTCGCGACCTTGTCCGACGCCGACATCGACCGACTCGCAACCAGAGCGGGGGCCGCGGTCACCCTTACCCTGCCGCCGATCATCCGCGAGCTCGCCTTCACGACCAACGCCATCGGCTATCTGCCCGGCACCGACCCGAAGGCGGGCGTGCTGCTGATCACCGCGCATCTCGATCACCTGGGGATCGTCAACGGCGTCGTGATGCCGGGGGCCAACGACGATGCTTCGGGGACGACCGCGGTGCTCGAACTGGCGCACGCCCTCGCCGGGGGCCAGCGCCTGCGCCGCGGCATCCTGTTCGTCTGCTATGGCAGCGAGGAGATCGGCGGCTTCGGCTCGCGCTATTTCGGTGCGCATCCGCCGGTGCCGCTGAGCGATATCGTCGCCAACCTCGAGATCGAGATGATCGGCGCGCAGGACCCCAAGCTGCCGCCCGGCACGATGATGATGACCGGCTACGAGCGTTCGGATTTCGGCCCGGCGCTACGCAAGCACGGCGCGCTGATCACCTCCGATCCCTATCCCGATCAGCATTTCTTCGAGCGCTCGGACAATTACTCGCTCGCGCTGGAGGGCGTCGTCGCGCACACGGTTTCGGGCTGGGCGGTAACGCCGACCTATCACCAGCCGACCGATACGCTCGGCAACCTCGACATCGCTTTCATGACCCGCGCGATCCAGTCGCTGATCGTCCCGCTGCGCCGGCTCGCGAGCGGCGACTTCAAGCCGGCATGGGCTCCCGGCGGACGCCCGGCGCCGGAACCGACGCGCTGA
- the tkt gene encoding transketolase, translating into MPETRERPRPGMGNALRMLAMDAVQAANSGHPGMPMGMADVATVLFRDFLTIDPSCPDWPDRDRFVLSAGHGSMLQYALHHLIGYADMATDDLRQFRQLGARTAGHPEYGHALGIETTTGPLGQGLANAVGMAIAERMLAARFHSALVNHRTYVIAGDGCLQEGISQEAIDLAGHLKLGRLTLLWDDNEISIDGPTSLSTSTDQLARFAASGWHTQAIDGHDEVAIDAALAAALADERPSLIACRTIIGKGAPNKQGNEGIHGAPLGVEEIAAARLGLEWPHEPFHIPAEVGEAWGTVRARGSSCRAAWEQRLAASPTRAEFQAAMSGNMPAAVFEALAALRTDHIAKATKVATRKASELALVAINGATTLTVGGSADLTHSNLTLTPGLGSVTVGDFSGRYLHYGIREHGMAAAMNGIALHGGLVPYGGTFMAFADYARGAIRLSALMGLRVIYVLTHDSIGLGEDGPTHQPIEHLAMLRATPNLLVIRPADIVETSEAWAIALAERSRPTALILSRQALPLVRHEDGAELRTACGAYVLIEPEGGRDVTLLATGSEVEIALAAADTLSAEGIRAAVVSMPCWELFEERPDACRRAVLGTAPRVAVEAAARLGWDRWIGERGTFVGMTGFGASAPAPELYRHFGITPDAVAQAARALVVQYKE; encoded by the coding sequence ATGCCCGAGACTCGGGAGCGGCCGCGGCCGGGCATGGGCAACGCCCTGCGCATGCTTGCGATGGACGCGGTGCAGGCGGCAAACTCGGGCCACCCGGGCATGCCGATGGGCATGGCCGACGTCGCCACCGTGCTGTTCCGCGACTTCCTGACCATCGACCCGTCCTGCCCCGACTGGCCCGACCGCGACCGCTTCGTCCTGTCGGCGGGGCACGGCTCGATGCTCCAGTATGCCCTGCACCACCTGATCGGTTACGCCGACATGGCAACCGACGACCTGCGGCAGTTCCGCCAGCTCGGCGCGCGCACCGCCGGCCACCCCGAATACGGGCACGCACTCGGCATCGAGACCACCACCGGTCCACTCGGCCAGGGCCTCGCCAACGCGGTCGGGATGGCGATCGCCGAGCGGATGCTGGCGGCGCGCTTCCACTCCGCCCTGGTCAATCACCGCACCTATGTGATCGCCGGCGACGGTTGCCTTCAGGAGGGCATCAGCCAGGAAGCAATCGATCTCGCGGGCCACCTCAAGCTCGGGCGGCTGACCCTGTTGTGGGACGACAACGAAATCTCGATCGACGGGCCGACCTCGCTGTCGACCTCGACCGACCAGCTCGCGCGCTTTGCGGCGTCGGGCTGGCACACCCAGGCGATCGACGGGCACGACGAGGTGGCCATCGATGCGGCGCTGGCAGCCGCGCTGGCCGACGAGCGCCCGTCGCTGATCGCCTGCCGGACGATCATCGGCAAGGGCGCACCGAACAAGCAGGGCAACGAAGGCATCCACGGCGCGCCGCTCGGGGTCGAGGAGATCGCCGCGGCACGGCTCGGCCTCGAATGGCCGCACGAGCCGTTCCATATCCCGGCCGAGGTCGGCGAGGCGTGGGGCACGGTGCGCGCTCGCGGCAGTTCGTGTCGCGCGGCGTGGGAGCAGCGACTGGCCGCGTCGCCGACCCGGGCCGAGTTCCAGGCCGCGATGTCAGGCAATATGCCCGCGGCGGTGTTCGAAGCGCTGGCGGCGCTGCGCACCGACCATATCGCCAAGGCCACCAAGGTCGCGACCCGCAAGGCGTCGGAACTTGCGCTCGTGGCGATCAACGGCGCGACGACGCTGACGGTCGGCGGCTCGGCCGACCTGACCCACTCGAACCTGACGCTGACACCAGGGCTGGGCTCGGTGACGGTCGGCGACTTCAGTGGCCGCTACCTCCACTACGGCATCCGCGAGCACGGCATGGCGGCGGCGATGAACGGCATTGCGCTGCATGGCGGGCTCGTGCCCTACGGCGGCACCTTCATGGCGTTCGCGGACTATGCGCGCGGCGCTATCCGGCTCTCGGCGCTGATGGGCCTGCGGGTGATCTACGTGCTCACCCACGATTCGATCGGCCTCGGCGAGGACGGCCCGACCCACCAGCCAATCGAGCACCTGGCGATGCTGCGGGCAACCCCGAACTTGCTGGTCATCCGCCCTGCCGACATCGTCGAGACCTCCGAGGCATGGGCAATCGCGCTCGCCGAGCGGAGCCGGCCGACCGCGCTGATCCTGTCGCGGCAGGCGCTACCCTTGGTCCGCCACGAGGACGGTGCCGAGCTCCGCACCGCCTGCGGGGCCTATGTCCTGATCGAGCCCGAGGGCGGTCGCGACGTGACCCTGCTGGCGACTGGCTCAGAGGTCGAGATCGCACTCGCCGCCGCCGACACGCTTTCCGCCGAAGGAATCCGGGCGGCGGTCGTCTCGATGCCGTGCTGGGAATTGTTCGAGGAACGGCCCGATGCCTGCCGGCGCGCCGTTCTCGGCACCGCGCCGCGCGTCGCGGTCGAAGCCGCGGCTCGGCTGGGCTGGGATCGCTGGATCGGCGAGCGCGGGACTTTTGTGGGCATGACCGGCTTCGGCGCGAGCGCCCCGGCTCCCGAACTCTACCGCCACTTCGGCATCACCCCCGACGCGGTCGCGCAGGCTGCGCGCGCCCTCGTCGTGCAGTACAAGGAGTAG